The window TTTCTTCAATTTATTGATCTTTGAATTGTAAGTTATGCACATCACTTGTTAACCTGAAACAATAGATTTTTAAAATATTATGTTAACATAAGATATCATGCAAAAGTTAAAAATAAAGAAAATTTAAGGCAAAAAATACCTTTATATTAAATATAAAGATAAAGTTAACAATAAAAGCATAACAAAACTGCTATATGTAGGCAGATTGGAAAAATTGACCCTGCCAGACTTTATGTCCAAAATCAACAAATTGCATACTCACATTAGAGCTAATACATTACAACTACCAGCTTTTTGAGTCACAATTTCCCGATGAACTGAAAATCTACAACAACTCGGTCTTTGTCCGCTATGTGCAGGGAACAACTGCAATAGAAGGAAATACCCTCACTCAAAAACAGGCCGATGAACTGCTTGAACATGGAATAACACCGGCAGGTAAATCGCTTAGAGAATTTTACGAAATAGTCAATTTCAAGAAGCTCGACGAATTTCTTATGCACTTTGAAGGGGACCGCACGCAGCACATGCCCAATAATTTGGGAGTGCAATAACATCCACAAACACCTGCACTTTCCTGGCACTCCCGACCACCTTACCCCTGGACGGGGGCCTTGTCAAAAGAGATATTATCTTCTATGCATATTGGTCAGCCAATGACAAAAACTGTTGGTATAACAGCCCTGATCCCTCCTGAATTAATATATGCATGCCACTGGCAGCCGTTCGATGTGAACAATATCGTGCCCACATCACACACAAGTCCCCGTAGTAAGCTATGCGCATGGACCGCTGTCTGGCGGGATATGATTTTGGATGGTGGAATGTATCTAGATTCACTTGTAGTTGTGGCAGGTGGAGACTGTCATAATGCATTGGTGGATGGGCAAAAAGTGGCAATGAGCGGTAAGCCAACACATTATTTCTTTTATCCTTTTGACCGGGACCCTGAGTATATGGAATCCCAGCTACTTCATCTCACCGAATTCTTAGGAGGCATAAAAGAAACTGGTATGTTCAAACAAGTATGGGATTTGAAACAGAAAGGGAAGGCACTGGACAGACTAAGAGTAGAAGACCGGGTTCGAGCATCTGATGTATTTTCCGCTCTAATTTCATTCAGCGATCTTCAAGGCGATCCTGTTGCATTTGAAAAATGCCTGGATAACATCCTTAGGACGAATGTGGAATATTCCAGCCGGGTGGCCCTTATCGGTGTTCCCCCTATCTATCCTGATTTCCATGAAGTGGCTGAGAGTTTAGGACTGCATATCGTGTATGACGAACTGCCATACGAATTCATTAGATTGGGAGGGGGAGATCTCAGATCCATTGCCAGGAGTTACAGGGATTATTCCTTTTCAGGACCTATTGAGACCAGAATAAAAGTTATCAAAAGGGAACTGGACAAGCGCAACGTAGATGGAGTGATCCATTATACCCAGTTTGCCTGTCATCATACTTTGGAGGACGAGATATTCAGGGAATACCTGGATTATCCTATTCTTACCGTCCAGGGTGACCTGCCTCGGCCGACCCCGGAACAAATAGTACTCAGGCTTGAAGCTTTTTCAGAGATGCTGGAGGTATCAACATGATAGGACTTGATGTGGGTTCTACCACAGCCAAGATTGTACTGCTACATGAAGGGAATGTGACCAAATCGAAAGTTGTGCCCAGTCATCGATGGCAGGAGCTGGTGGATGCTGATATTGATGAAATGCAAATTATTTCCACAGGCTATTTCAGGAAGAAAGTACCCCATAGAGATGCTATAACAGAGATAACAGCTGCAATATTTGGTGTAAAATATCATTTTCCTGAAACACAGATGATCGTAGATATTGGCGGGCAGGATACAAAAGTAATAGACCTTAGAAATAACAGCTTTTTAATCAATGATAAATGCAGTGCGGGCACAGGTGCATTCCTGGAGCTGGCAGCCCATTATTTTGACATTCCGGTAGCATCCCTTGGAGAACTGCACAACAGGGTCCGAGAAGGAGCACAGATAAACAACACCTGTGGTGTGTTTGCCATATCAGAGATGATCTCCCAATTAGTAAAGGGGTATACTATGGAAGAAGTAGTCCATGGAATACATCAGGCCTTTGCCAGGCGTATTTCTCAAATGATCCCCCCGACTGAAAAAGTAACTATGATCGGCGGTACGGTTTTGAATACAGGTATTCTGGATGCCATGAATTCAATATTGAATTCAAAAATAAAAGTGCCGCCCGAACCCCAACTGATAAATGCTCTCGGTGCGGCGCTGTATGGCGAACAAAAGGTATTGAAATAGTTATGTCAGTCTTTTACCCAGGGGCTCTTAAAATCTTCAGAAAGGTTACGCATTCTGTTGATCATTTGATCATGGGCGTTATTAACAGAATCTTGGTCACCTCGTAAAACCAATACTTCCCGCTCTTCGATTGCCCCGTTTTCGTTACTTGTCTTAACCAATCTCATGGTTACTTCCAGATCAAATTCTTCAACTAAATCGACGATAATTGATTCAGGTATGCCTGGAGGTAACAAAAGATCAAACAGACCTTCAAGTTCGTTTGTTTGTTTTTCACCTTGCCCCTCATCTTCAGCGTATTCATCACCGATATATATGTTCTCATCAGTTTGTTCTTTGGATTCTATTTCAGACAAATATATCACCATTATTCCAGTTCTTTATAAAAAAAATGATGTTTATAATTATGCTATACGGTCCCCGGCATGGGGTCCATATACTGCATCATAAACCTCTTCTATATGTACTATCACTGCAGCTTTACCTGGCAGCTTTTTAGAATCTGCCATTGCTTTTGCTTCCTGATATTGATCCCCTTTTTCCAAATAATCTACTGTACCTTTGATCTGATATGATTTACTGGATTCACCATCATAAGCTACCATAGCCAATCTGGGGTTCATTTTTAGATTGGCAGCTGTCTTTTTGAAAAAATTGTCCACTATCAAGATTGTTTCGTCATCAATAAATTTCCACATTCCAACAAAAACCACGTTTGGTTTGCCTGTATTATCT is drawn from Methanosarcinales archaeon and contains these coding sequences:
- a CDS encoding 2-hydroxyacyl-CoA dehydratase, producing MTKTVGITALIPPELIYACHWQPFDVNNIVPTSHTSPRSKLCAWTAVWRDMILDGGMYLDSLVVVAGGDCHNALVDGQKVAMSGKPTHYFFYPFDRDPEYMESQLLHLTEFLGGIKETGMFKQVWDLKQKGKALDRLRVEDRVRASDVFSALISFSDLQGDPVAFEKCLDNILRTNVEYSSRVALIGVPPIYPDFHEVAESLGLHIVYDELPYEFIRLGGGDLRSIARSYRDYSFSGPIETRIKVIKRELDKRNVDGVIHYTQFACHHTLEDEIFREYLDYPILTVQGDLPRPTPEQIVLRLEAFSEMLEVST
- a CDS encoding pyridoxamine 5'-phosphate oxidase family protein, with protein sequence MVKLTTEVIEVIKKQKPLPIATTDNTGKPNVVFVGMWKFIDDETILIVDNFFKKTAANLKMNPRLAMVAYDGESSKSYQIKGTVDYLEKGDQYQEAKAMADSKKLPGKAAVIVHIEEVYDAVYGPHAGDRIA